From the genome of Sphingopyxis sp. DBS4:
CCGCTTGCGCGATCGAGCCCTGCAGCCCCGCGCCGCTCGTCGTGTTGATGATCCGCGCATCGACGGGGTTGCCGGCTTTCTGCTGGGCACGCCAATAATCGACGGCGTGGCGGGCGACGCAGAAATGGCCGCGCAGATGGACGTGCATCGTTGCGTCCCATTCCTCGGGCGTTGCCGACACGAACATGCGGTCACGCACGATCCCGGCGTTGTTGACGACGACATGCAGGCCGCCGAACGCTTCGACGGCGGCATCGACGATGCGCTTCGCCGCGTCCCAGTCGGTGATGTCTTCATAATTGGCGATGGCGCTGCCACCCGCCGCCTTGATCTCCGCAACCACCCCGTCGGCCGCCGAGGTGTCGCGGCCCTCGCCCGACAGGCTGGTGCCGATGTCGTTGACGACGACATTGGCACCCTCGGCGGCGAAGGCGAGCGCATAGGAGCGCCCGAGCCCGCGCGCCGCGCCGGTGATGATGACGGTCCGCCCGTTGCAGATACCCATGATGCTTACAGCCTTTCGATGATGGTGACGTTGGCCTGCCCGCCGCCTTCGCACATGGTCTGGAGGCCATAGCGGCCGCCGGTGCGTTCGAGCGCGCCGAGCAGGGTCGTCATCAGCCGCGCGCCGGTGGCGCCGATCGGATGGCCGAGCGCGATCGCGCCGCCCTGCACATTGACCTTTTCGTGCGGCACGCCGAGTTCCTGCATCCACGCCATCGGCACGCTGGCGAAGGCTTCGTTGCACTCGAACAGGTCGATGTCGTTCACCGACATGCCCGCCTTTTCGAGCGCATATTTGGTCGCCGGGATCGGGCCCGTCAGCATCCACACCGGATTGTCGGCGCGCACCGACAGATGATGGATGCGCGCGCGCGGCTTCAGTCCATGTGCCTTCACCGCCGCCTCGCTCGCGATCAGCAGCGCTGCGGCGCCGTCGCAATTCTGGCTGGCGATGCCGGCGGTTATCACCCCGCCCTCGTTGACGGTGCGCAGCGTCGCGAGGCCCTCGGGGGTCGTCTGGGGGCGGACGGTCTCGTCCTGTTCCAGCCCTTCGAGCGGCGCGATCTCGGCCCTGAACCAACCGTTGTCGATCGCGGCCTGCGCGCGGCGGTGTGATTCGGTCGCGAACGCCTCCATCGCCTCGCGGCTGATCTGCCATTTGGCGGCGATCATCTCGGCCGATTTGATCTGGTTGACCTCTTCGGTGCCGTAGCGGGCGTCCCAGCCCTTCGAGCCGATGAAGGGGCTGTCGAAGCCGTAGGGCTGACCCGCGAACATTGCCGCCGAGATCGGAATGGCGTTCATCGCCTGGCTGCCGCCGGCGACGACCAGGTCCTGCGTGCCGCTCATCACGCCCTGCGCGGCGAAATGCACCGCCTGCTGCGACGACCCGCACTGGCGGTCGATCGTCGTGCCGGGGACATGCTCGGGCATTCCGGCGACGAGCCACGCGGTGCGCCCGATGTCGCCCGCCTGCGGCCCGATCGTGTCGCAGCAGCCCCAGACGACATCGTCGACCAGACCGGCGTCGATGCCGGTGCGCGCGACGAGCGCCTTGATCGGATGCGCGGCGAGGTCGGCGGGGTGGACGGCGGCGAGGCTGCCCTTTTTGCGCCCGATGGGGGTGCGGACGGCGTCGATGATATAGGCTTCAGCCATTATTCCCTTTTCCTTATGCGAAGCTGTGGCCGGGGCCGATCGGTAGCGCACCGCCGAGGACGGCGGCGTCGATGCGGCTAAGGTGGAAGGCGCGGTCGCCCCATGCGCCGGAGAGCGCCCAGGCGCGCTTCATCCAGAAATGCAGGTCGACCTCGTAGGTATAGCCCATTGCGCCGTGCGTCTGGATTGCGGTCTCGCTCATCGCCCAGGCGGCGTCACTTGCCGCGAGCTTGGCGTGGCTGACGTGGACCGGGGCGCTGGCGGCGCCTTCCTGCAACGCCACCGCGGCGCGCTGGATCACCGGCTTGGCGAACTCGATCTTCACGACGGCGGTTGCGAGGTGGTGCTTCACCGCCTGAAAGCTGCCGATCGGCTGGCCGAACTGGCTGCGGTTCTTCGCATAGTCGGTCGCCTGTTCGAGCATCGCGTCGGCAAGGCCGACAAGCTGCGCCGCGGCGATCAGCGCGGCATGATCGAGAAGCGCGTCGGCCGAACCGACCGCTGTGCCCGAAGGTGCGATGGGCACATAGAGGCGGCGCAGCGGATCGACGCTGTCGAGGAGGTCGGTGCCGCCGCTATGCTCGGCGACCAGCAGCGCGCCGTCCTCGACCGACAGGAGATGGCTCGCGCCGTCCAAATCGGCGACCCACGGATTGACCGGATGCTGGAGCGCGACCTTGGCCTCGCCGGCGGCAATCGCCGCGAGCAATGCTTCCTGTCCGCCCACCTTCGAGAGCAGCGGCGCGGCGACGAGCGCGGTATCGGCGAGCGGCTCGGCGACCCCGGCGCGGCCGAGTTCGGCGGCGATCAGCACCGCGTCGAGCAGCGACAGGCCCAGCCCGCCCTGCGCCTCGGGAACGAGCAGGCCGGGCAGGCCCATTTCGGTCAGGCCCTGCCAGACGTCGGCCGATCGGCGGCTGTCGCTGGCGTCGAGCGCGCGCAGCAATTCAGGCGCGTGGACACCCGCGAGATAATCGCGCACGCCCCCGGTCAGCGTCGCCTGATCTTCGGTGATGGTGAAGTCCATGGGCCCGCTTACCTCGGCAGGCCGAGCAGGCGCTCGGCGATGATGTTGCGCTGGATCTCGTTCGACCCGGCGTAGATCGGGCCCGAGAGCGAGAAGATATAGCCTTCGAGCCATGTGTTGAGCGCGCCGCCGTCGAGGTAGCGCAGCTCGGCCGACGCGCCGAGGATCTGCATCGCGGTGCGGTGCGCGGCGCGGTCGAGTTCGGACCAGAAGATCTTGTTGAGGCTCGCCTCGGCGCCGATGTGCCCGCCCGCCATGATTTTGGACGCAACCGCATAGGTGTTGTAGGCATAGGCCTGTGCGTCCATCCATGCCTGCATGACCTGCTCGCGCGCAGCGGGCGCGGCCTTCGCCTCATGCTGGCGGAACAGCTTGACGAGGCGTTCGGCGGCGGCCTGAAAGCGCGCGGGCGAGCGCAGCATCAGCCCGCGCTCGAACCCCGCGGTCGCCATCGCGACGTTCCAGCCTTCGCCTTCGCCCGCGATGCGGTTTTCGACCGGCACGCGCACTTCGTCGAAGAAGAGCTCGGCGAAACCGGGGTCGCCGTGAAGCTGGCGGATCGGGCGGCGCGTGACGCCGGGCGAGTTGAGGTCGAAGAGGATGAAGCTCAGCCCCTTGTGACGCTTCGAATCGGGGTCGGTGCGGAACAGGCCGAAGCCCCAGTCGGCGAAGCTCGCGCGGCTCGACCAGGTTTTCTGGCCGGTGATCACATAATGATCGCCGTCACGGATCGCCTTGGTTGTGATCGCGGCCATGTCGGACCCGGCGTTCGGCTCGGACCAAGCCTGCGCCCAGATCACTTCGCCCTTCGCCATCGGGGTCAGGAAACGCGCCTTCTGTTCGTCTGTGCCGAATTCCATCACCGTCGGGCCGAGCAGGAAGATGCCGTTCTGGTTGAC
Proteins encoded in this window:
- a CDS encoding SDR family oxidoreductase gives rise to the protein MGICNGRTVIITGAARGLGRSYALAFAAEGANVVVNDIGTSLSGEGRDTSAADGVVAEIKAAGGSAIANYEDITDWDAAKRIVDAAVEAFGGLHVVVNNAGIVRDRMFVSATPEEWDATMHVHLRGHFCVARHAVDYWRAQQKAGNPVDARIINTTSGAGLQGSIAQAAYSTAKGGIAALTLVQAAELGRYGITANALAPAARTRMTEQAFADKMAAVETGFDVQDPDNIAPTVVWLGSEASKHVTGCVFELEGGRITIEDGWNLGPTVDQQARWNPADVGAAVDKLLSERREPRKVWGS
- a CDS encoding acyl-CoA dehydrogenase family protein, with amino-acid sequence MDLAYTTEQQAFRAEVRAWMEANVPQEPLVTLEREDGYHQHVEWERKLASGNWGMVTWPEAYGGRGLDLIQWLIFEEEYYRAGAPLRVNQNGIFLLGPTVMEFGTDEQKARFLTPMAKGEVIWAQAWSEPNAGSDMAAITTKAIRDGDHYVITGQKTWSSRASFADWGFGLFRTDPDSKRHKGLSFILFDLNSPGVTRRPIRQLHGDPGFAELFFDEVRVPVENRIAGEGEGWNVAMATAGFERGLMLRSPARFQAAAERLVKLFRQHEAKAAPAAREQVMQAWMDAQAYAYNTYAVASKIMAGGHIGAEASLNKIFWSELDRAAHRTAMQILGASAELRYLDGGALNTWLEGYIFSLSGPIYAGSNEIQRNIIAERLLGLPR
- a CDS encoding acyl-CoA dehydrogenase family protein produces the protein MDFTITEDQATLTGGVRDYLAGVHAPELLRALDASDSRRSADVWQGLTEMGLPGLLVPEAQGGLGLSLLDAVLIAAELGRAGVAEPLADTALVAAPLLSKVGGQEALLAAIAAGEAKVALQHPVNPWVADLDGASHLLSVEDGALLVAEHSGGTDLLDSVDPLRRLYVPIAPSGTAVGSADALLDHAALIAAAQLVGLADAMLEQATDYAKNRSQFGQPIGSFQAVKHHLATAVVKIEFAKPVIQRAAVALQEGAASAPVHVSHAKLAASDAAWAMSETAIQTHGAMGYTYEVDLHFWMKRAWALSGAWGDRAFHLSRIDAAVLGGALPIGPGHSFA
- a CDS encoding acetyl-CoA C-acetyltransferase, which encodes MAEAYIIDAVRTPIGRKKGSLAAVHPADLAAHPIKALVARTGIDAGLVDDVVWGCCDTIGPQAGDIGRTAWLVAGMPEHVPGTTIDRQCGSSQQAVHFAAQGVMSGTQDLVVAGGSQAMNAIPISAAMFAGQPYGFDSPFIGSKGWDARYGTEEVNQIKSAEMIAAKWQISREAMEAFATESHRRAQAAIDNGWFRAEIAPLEGLEQDETVRPQTTPEGLATLRTVNEGGVITAGIASQNCDGAAALLIASEAAVKAHGLKPRARIHHLSVRADNPVWMLTGPIPATKYALEKAGMSVNDIDLFECNEAFASVPMAWMQELGVPHEKVNVQGGAIALGHPIGATGARLMTTLLGALERTGGRYGLQTMCEGGGQANVTIIERL